A single region of the Polyodon spathula isolate WHYD16114869_AA chromosome 12, ASM1765450v1, whole genome shotgun sequence genome encodes:
- the LOC121323791 gene encoding zinc finger and BTB domain-containing protein 1-like: MSKPSHSDHVLQQLNNQREWGFLCDCCIVIGDIYFRAHRAVLAACSSYFRMMFIKDQPVTARLNLSNMQISAECFDLILQLMYLGRISLGPYEFEELKAAMVYLQMYYIPESLEDLKDVSRTNLTPPLTSSKMIFGVRMYEQKTGSIVEAERLQQATNSTSAVQSSSHCSSSSSSNRQPDDIVVSRVMSNVDTVSEQPCDLRKKPCSKVSHIKERPRFGKTYTCDDCGFVFSCEKLLIEHILTCTNRKAFQAPKQSAGIDNGFSKTESSVSESSEDQNDVCKMDADWLEQKSDTESFNNETLIKTMGVDCKQTATRNAIIIKVEPEESSALMLNGIKVVQVNDNSVDNCALSDVYEDGMKESVFHIKDDEAAMSRKENCKSSFEIHLGKRDNKGTLTKAIKEERLDTVYITCELCGISLTEEDQSSHYISSHMGHICACGKCGQVLIKGQQLQEHAQRCGETTDLETDGIGEDSVDEEKQVLDEGLSESDVQFESDIARSCQMYKDACFTFRCPHCSLRFENEKLVVDHMAKCAKQNMFKSTLAEQREQDHRRKHFCSICGKGFYQRCHLREHYTVHTKQKQFSCVTCGKQFLRERQLRLHNDMHKGMARYICPVCDQGTFLKHDHVRHMICHLSAGETICQVCFQIFSNSVQLEQHMDVHLYSCGVCGEKFRLRKDVRSHYNSKHKL; encoded by the coding sequence CTGAACAACCAGAGAGAATGGGGCTTCCTGTGTGACTGCTGTATTGTCATTGGAGACATTTACTTCCGGGCACACAGGGCGGTCCTGGCAGCCTGCAGCTCTTATTTCCGAATGATGTTTATCAAAGACCAGCCGGTTACGGCCCGTCTGAATCTCAGCAACATGCAGATCAGTGCAGAATGTTTTGATCTCATTCTACAGCTTATGTACCTTGGGAGAATCTCTTTGGGCCCGTACGAGTTTGAGGAACTCAAAGCAGCTATGGTTTATTTGCAGATGTATTATATTCCAGAATCTCTGGAGGACCTTAAAGATGTCAGTCGTACAAATCTGACTCCTCCTTTGACTAGCAGTAAAATGATATTTGGCGTCCGTATGTATGAACAGAAGACAGGCAGCATAGTAGAAGCTGAGAGGTTGCAGCAAGCCACCAACTCAACATCAGCTGTGCAAAGTAGTAGTCattgtagcagcagcagcagcagcaacaggcagCCCGACGATATCGTGGTGTCTCGTGTTATGTCTAATGTGGACACTGTTTCTGAACAGCCATGTGACCTGCGCAAGAAACCCTGCAGTAAAGTTTCACACATTAAAGAGCGCCCACGTTTTGGAAAAACATACACCTGTGATGATTGTGGGTTTGTTTTCAGCTGTGAAAAACTATTAATTGAACATATCTTGACCTGTACTAACAGAAAGGCATTTCAGGCACCCAAACAGAGTGCTGGAATAGACAACGGATTTAGTAAGACCGAAAGCTCTGTCTCGGAGTCATCGGAGGACCAGAACGATGTTTGCAAAATGGACGCAGATTGGCTAGAGCAGAAATCGGATACAGAAAGCTTTAATAATGAAACTTTGATCAAAACAATGGGGGTAGACTGTAAACAGACTGCAACAAGGAATGCCATCATTATCAAAGTCGAGCCGGAGGAAAGCTCTGCTTTAATGCTAAACGGCATTAAAGTGGTCCAGGTTAACGATAACAGTGTGGACAATTGTGCTCTGAGCGATGTATATGAGGACGGGATGAAAGAGTCAGTTTTTCATATTAAAGATGACGAAGCAGCCATGTCTAGGAAGGAGAACTGTAAGAGTTCTTTTGAGATTCATTTGGGAAAACGAGACAATAAAGGCACTTTAACCAAAGCCATAAAAGAGGAAAGGCTGGACACTGTGTATATCACTTGCGAGCTATGTGGGATATCTTTAACGGAGGAAGACCAGTCTTCCCATTATATATCGAGTCATATGGGACATATTTGTGCTTGCGGTAAGTGTGGCCAGGTATTAATCAAAGGACAGCAGTTACAAGAACACGCACAGAGATGTGGGGAAACAACTGATTTGGAAACTGATGGCATAGGAGAAGACTCAGTCGACGAGGAGAAACAGGTATTGGACGAAGGCCTATCAGAAAGCGATGTACAGTTCGAGAGTGACATCGCCAGGTCTTGCCAGATGTACAAGGATGCTTGTTTCACCTTCCGTTGCCCACACTGCAGTCTGCGTTTCGAGAACGAGAAGTTAGTGGTAGACCACATGGCCAAGTGCGCAAAGCAAAACATGTTCAAAAGCACCTTGGCAGAGCAAAGGGAACAAGACCACAGACGGAAGCATTTCTGCAGCATCTGTGGGAAGGGGTTTTACCAGCGCTGTCACCTTCGGGAGCACTATACAGTTCACACCAAGCAGAAGCAGTTCTCCTGCGTGACGTGTGGGAAGCAGTTCCTGCGAGAGCGTCAGCTGCGGCTGCATAACGATATGCACAAAGGCATGGCCAGGTACATTTGCCCTGTCTGCGATCAGGGGACTTTCCTTAAGCATGATCACGTGCGGCACATGATCTGCCACCTGTCTGCTGGGGAGACTATATGCCAGGTGTGCTTCCAGATATTCTCCAACAGCGTTCAACTAGAGCAGCACATGGATGTGCATTTGTACAGTTGTGGGGTTTGTGGGGAGAAGTTCAGATTGAGGAAAGACGTGAGAAGCCACTATAACTCTAAACACAAATTATGA